A window of Heliangelus exortis chromosome 15, bHelExo1.hap1, whole genome shotgun sequence genomic DNA:
GCTGATACAAGGAGCCACACCAAGGAATTTCCATTTCCACATAGGTCCTGGTCACTTTGCTGTGAACACTGATGGGGCTGGCCAGGATCCAACACTGTTCTTGCCAACAAAGTGGGAGTCAGAGCCTCTGGCATTGCTAGGAATCCTCTTCCCAATCTTTGAGCTacctttcctccccccctcttGTAGGCACCTCAAAGCCAGTCACCCCAACACCAAAGACCTCTGGCTACCTGCCCGGGCCCACTCCCACAGATGATGGATCACCACTGACAGTGGCAGCTTTTGGTAAGGACTCAAGCAActtgggggagaggaggagccagggggctgggggtaTCTGTTTTGGAGTTTTGGACAAAGATGCTTCCCTGGAGATGGCTCCATAATTGTTTCCTTCAGCACTCCTGATCTTGGAGTTTTCggagagcaaaggaaaaacctTGAGAAAAGGACTTCTCACCAGCAGGCACTAAAGGACCCAATAAATACTCCCAGCATACAAGGCACAGACAATCAAAAGTCCACCATGGCAACACCTGAGCTTGGGATCttgctcccagcaccagcatTTGCCTCAGCCCCATGTCAGGACAAGGTCTTGCCTTGGTCTCCCTGACAGAGTTTAGAATACAtatttagggatttttttttcctctttccctgcaAACCTGCTGGGTCTCCATCCCCCCCCTGCCTTACTGCCTTCACTTCTGCAGTTCTACCCCACTTGGCAGGAAGCAGCCAAGTCCTCCACGTTCTTTCTGGAAGGCAGGAGCAAGAGGTGCCATTCCTTAACCTGGCAACAGATTTCAAGATAGATTTAAGAGATCCACTCTGCCTTAGGATATACTGTTCTCCTCCTccacaaaaacaagcaaaaaacccaatttGCTCATTTCTATCCTACTTACCAGAAAAAATGTTCCTTCAGAAGCAATTTTAAAAGTCAAGTGCTAACTTGGTAAGTAGCATCTGTTGATATTCCCCAAGGGAAGACAGGAGAAGTCCTGAAACAATCTTAACAGGACAGACTCCCATGCAAATAACAGTTTGATTTATGGAGGCCAGATGTCACAACCAGAACTGCACTTGACCGCTGGTTTATGAGACAGGTAACATAATCCACAGCCTTTAGCTTGTCTCTCCTCATTATATTATGTATTTCTCTGACTTCCTACACCTTAAGGGTAAGATTTAGCAGCTGTTGGAGGGACATACTGACTTCAGTCAATCCCCAGTGGGCCAGCTTACTTCTGCTGGCACCAAATGATGTAATTCAGAGGCCCTTTGAGGCTAAAACACAAGAGCATAAAGCCATTCACCCTAGTGACTGCTCACTcctcattttaatgaaaaaaattatttcctaccCAGGCTTTTATGACAAAGCCTCTCTACTACCCCTGAGGCTGAGAACAATCCCTGTTGTTTCATTCACAGTTCTTTCCTCCATCCCTAGGTGTCATCAGCTTCGTAGTCATCCTGATTATAGTTGTCATCATTCTGGTCGGTGTGGTCAGCCTGAGGTTCAAGTGTAACCATTCCAAGGACTCAGAAGGTACTGTCTGGGAACCAAAAAAGTCATCAGTTCTGAAGTGGATCTGGCAATCCCTAAAAGTTGCTTTTAAACAACCTGGAGTCCAACTTGAAACTCAGATTCAGTAATCAGGAATGTCGTGTGGCCACCTCTTTagagccccagcccagccccgtTTGCACAAGAAAACGGTGGCAAGTTAAATGTGCCGATTTCCTCTTCCAGCAAAAAACCCCTGAGTTGGACACTCCTTTTCCCTGGAAATCCCACTAGAGGGCACGGCTGCTCTGCAGCGAGACGGTAAAGACTGACAAAAGACCAAAGGATGCCAGTGACAAAACAGGCATTAGTTGCAGAATCGTCTCTAATTAAATCTCAGGCATCCCCCGTGGTATCTCTGATCTCACTTGGGTTTCAGTCCTAGCCCTGTACAGTGCAATGCTGAGTACAGCTGGCTGACTGCTTGCCTGTGTCTTCTCACCTGTACATCACCACCTGCCTTTCTCTCCCCAGACAAACAGAAGCCAGGGACCTCCATGGTGTCAGAGAGGTAAGAAGCTCACACTGCTCACACCCTGTAGAAAATGGCAATCTGGTCCCAGAATTTTAGCAAGAAAAATAAGCTACCTTGGTTGCTTCAGGTGGAAGGGAGCATTCCAAGAAAGCTTTGAGgaacattaaaacaaaacaaaaaaaccccactgataATTGATAGCACCTCATCCTCTGCCTGATGAAGTCAAAGGCAGAAGTTCAATATCTAGGGCCTCATTTCAAAGCCACACTGATATCTGGAGGCTCATCACCTCCCAAAAGCAGTTTGCTTGTCTGTCTTGGCTAAGATACAGACTTGAGTCTGAGCTTAGACTTAAGTCTAAACTTAGGCTCCTTTGAGACCCCACTGAGATGAGATCAGGTCCCCAGAAATATCTTCCAAGACACCTATTACAGTTATCTAGCAAAAGCAGAATAAGGGATCCCAAATCCAGAGACCTTTGGAAGAGAAACACCAAGTAGAGGATGATCCAGCTGATGGACTATGctgctccttttttccccatctgatAGTCTTCTACCAAAGCAATAAACcctgctttgcagagagggGAAGGACACCAATAGCAAAGTTGCTGAATATTCAGGTGCTGAATTTACATCAGTGTTTCCCAAATACCCTTAATGGTCAAAATCCAAGTGATTTACAGCCACTGAGGCAGGACACATCAGAGCAGAGGACACTGCCCCCAAAGCACACTGTTACCCAAAGTCATCCCAGCTCCAGTGGCACTAAATGCACATCCCAGCCCTCGGGGTAAGGAGAGAGGGGAGCTCCACCTTCCTAACACTTGTAACTCCCACTCTTGAGAGAGCAATACCTGAGAAGAACCtttatacatacacacaaaatatCCAGGGCTCCTTTTGCAAGACAAGTAAGGGCACAGGACAGAGGGGCAATGGTTTCTTTGGTTCTAAGTTCTGATAATGGCTGCAGGAAAGAAGGTAATCTGGTCACAGAACCAGGTCCAAACTGCTCCCCAGTTCTGCCTACAAGTTCTGACACAAGTGACAATGGTGTTTGCCTCCAGTCCCACGCAAAGAAACTcccttctctcatttttcaggAGTTAATGCTACCTTCTCTTCTCAACAGCTGCTCAGCAAGCACAAGCCAGAAGGACAACTGCATCACTCTGATCTCCATGAAGAACATCAACACGAACAACAGCATGGGTTACCCTCCATCAGAAAAGGTTTGCCCTTTAAAACTCACTCTTTAGGGAGTTACCTGGGGATTACTCCTCTTGCTGGGTAAGAGCATGCCTTTGAGACATTTCTTTGCTCTCTTAATCCTTCAGATTATGTTAAAAAACAGCTGCCAAACGCCTGAAGGTTCAAACTGGTTCTAGTGAGCCTGGTGAAAGTTTGAGTGCCCAACTGAGGTTTATCCAAGCTGCCTGAACTCAAGGTGTCAAGTGTACCTCATGCATACAGGTGCCATCACTTAGGGCCAGCCACCAGAGCTGGAGTGTTTGTCAttaaatgaagaattaaatAAACCAGCCTTAGGCTAAAGTTCAGCTCTCACCCTCCAGCCCAGATTCACCACACTCCTGCTCCACAGCTGATGCTGGAACACATTCCCATCACTACTTTCAGATCCACTCTACTCAATCCATATCCTGTTGTTTCCAAGCTACACCAGCACTGGGGCTGGGTTTGAGGGAACACGTTGCTTAACCTCTTTTACCAGCCCCAACAGGCTGCTGATGCACCATGTTTTGTTCCTCTTGCAGGTGCTATAAAGCCAAGGATCCTGAGCTTGAAGCTGAATGTGACTATCAACAGGTTCTGAGGTTCTTTATATCCTTCCCCCTTGGGGAAGAGCAAGGGTGGACTTTATAGATAAATTATTATGTCCTTTCTGATCAATCCTTTTACAGTAGCATCCCACATAGCTTCCTCACCTGGGGTCTAGGGGCATTCTCCAGCCATGCTCAATGgttatctgttttttttttacatgcctTCAAATCCTCAGATTATGCCAGCAGCAAGAAGCACCAAGGAACCATCGACTTTGCTAATAAACTGCTGCCTTAGATTAAGGACCCTTATAGTCCCTGCCAGCCAGTCCCAGGCTCATtaaccagcacagccccacacagaggCAAAACCCTGCATTAGGAAACACCACCACACCTGAAGCTGAGCTAATGGGACAGAAATGGCCAAGGACGGGGACACATCCCAGCACCACTGCTCCAAGCCCCTTATCCTTGGGGGCCTCCTTGTCCCTGCAGCAGTGAGGGTGATCACATCCACCTACCTCACAGGGTTGTTGTGAGGATATGTTAATCAACATCTGTAAAGTGTGGGGAGAGCCACAAATTAAAGGTGCTGCTGAATGCAAATTGCCATGCTCAATATTTTATGAGGAACTGAGCTTCAGGCAAGCAGATTGGTACCTTCTCACAGGTCCAACAAGCTCAAACACCAATGTAAAGAACAAGGGCTCTGCACAGATGCTTTTATCTGAGTGTAAAAAGGAGTTGTCACAAGCAAAACCTGAGCTACTTTAGCTCCTGAGCTTTGGAACCCAGAGCTCCCAGCTCAGGGTTCCACCACTTTCCCAGGGCTTCCTGATAGCCCAGAAAATCAGATTTCCCTTCCAGTTCAGCCAGAGCATCCACTTTATCCCAGCACCAAGAACCACTAgtgcagctctgagctgccaCAATCACAGCTCTCTTAAGCTCCACAGTGCAACAGCCCCAGCTGGCTCACACCCCACTGCCACCAGCTTCCACCACCCACAGCAAAATCCATCCTTCTAAGTGGAGCAACCAAGGACAATGGAGACAGCAACAGCCACATGACTGTAAGAGGAACAACACCCCGTTGGGTCTATTTCTGGAGGCCTCAGCTGCCTTATTCAGTAGCATAATACACTATAACTCTGCAACTACTTCAGCCTTTGCTCATCttcactgcctcctgctctcAGGTTTCACCAGCTCCACAGTCAGTACAAAGCATCTCCTCTACTCAACAGCAGTACCCCAGATGctttgttggggtttttaacATGAGCATCAATCAACACCCATCAACCTTGAAGGTGAACTGTGAAGTTAAGGAAAGATCCAGCCAAGCATTCCAAACAGGAATCACCACACACACTTCCAACCACGGTTTTACGAAAAGCAGCAATTTAGCTCAATTTCATTTTCTAGGATGGATAACAGATGTGCCAAGTGGTAGAAGGAGCTGTGCTTTGCAGCTGGCAGTTAAGCATTCACCAAAACGAATGCTATGGTCACACATTTTCACATACACACCAGGTAGCTTGACTAGCgacttgtttttttaagaaataaagcCATTCTGGTAAAATTCTTGAAATATAAAATGACACCACTCTACTCACCCGGCATCCACCAGAACGGTGAGTTTGCTGAAGCTCAGGATCCCAGATGACTCCTAGGTAGGTGAATCCAGATAGCTCCTGATGTCAGCCATGTGCCTCAGCGCATGGACTGCACCTCACAGACAGGGTTTTAGTGCCAGGAAGACCCCACAAAGGTAACACAGGTGGTATCAGGCACTTCAGTAATTGCCAAGCTTTAACTAAGTCCACACTGACCAATGAAAGATGGTTTCATGCTTATTTTATTCCCTTCCTTTGTGCTCCTTCTTCCCAAAGACTCCTGAGTGATTACTTGAACCTTCTCCATGCTAAAGCTGATCTGCATCCATCCGAAAGCAAAATTCCAGCCTTGACTTTGTCCAAAAGAAGGAACGCACACGCAGCATAAAGGTGACACAACCCGTAACTTCCAGTCGCTGCTGCTCACACGAAGGGAGCGATCTCCTCCCAGGTGCTGCGCTCCCACAAAGCACAGAGGGGGTAAACACCGACACCTGTGCACCGCGACTCCCGTCCCACAGCTCGTTAGCTCAGCTCTAACTGGTGATGAGGTGAAACAAGGCAcagctggaaggagctgcagcaggtgGCTGCCCTTGAGGAGCTCCCAGCGACCGCCTGGCAGGAAGGTGTGGAGCAGAACACGACTTTCTCCACGCTCTTTCTACTCTCGGACGCGCCTCCCGCAGCCCCGCACACGCAGCAGGAGGCAGCGACATCGCTCCTCGAATCCATCCTCACAGGAGGGACCCCAGATGGGTGTGGGACACAGCGGCAGAGGGAGGAGCACTGAAGCGCTGAAAGGGGGGAGAAGGCGCtgaaagggggggagaaaggcgctgaaagggggagagaaaggcgctgaaaggggggggaagaaaggcaGAGCTCTGAGGGGGCTCCTACCCACGTCCTCGCGCAGCCCTCCTGAAGCAGCACGCGGTCGCGCGTTGCGCACGGCGCTATTTAAGCTCCCGGTGAGCCCCGCCCCCGCGCGGTGcaggctgggagctgtagtccgCTGCCCGCCGGCGGGGCTGGGGACTCGCCTACCCAGCGGGCACCGCGCGGCCACCGCCTCCGCGCACAAGATGGCGGCGCGGGCGGTCCGGGGCGGCCGGCACTGAGGGGAGCGGAGGGGCGCGGAGGGGGCCGGGCGGGAGGGAGGCCCCTCCAGGGCCCCCCCAGGGCCCGCCGCTATGACCTACACGGCGGAGCAGCTGGATGGCGTGCGGCGGTGAGCGGGGAGGGGCCCGGATCCGCCGGCGGGTCTGTCGTGAGGGGGGGACAGGCCGGTGGAGGTAAATCTGGTGTGTGTTTTGCAGAATAAAGCGGTGTCGGAATTACTATGAAATCCTGGGGGTGGAGAGGGATGCCAGCGAGGAGGATCTGAAGAAAGCTTACCGCAAACTGGCCCTGAAATTCCACCCTGACAAGAACCGCGCTCCCGGGGCCACGGAGGCTTTCAAAGGTGAGGCGGGAGCTGTCCCGGGTGGGAAGGGCCCAGAGGAGGCTGCCCCGGGCACCACACCGCTTGTGCTGCCACTGACAGCAGGCACAGCGCCtcagtgcagctgctgctcagcaggatTTGCCTTTTAATCTTTCAGGATACAGATTTCCCTGAGAAGCAAAGGGCAGCGTGCTCCGTGTCGCACTCCTAGGCAGTGCTGAAGGGTCAGGGTGATGTCTGGAAATGATCCTGGCCATGCAGGAGAGGGTGTGTGCAGTCAACTGCTCTGTGtcacaaattaaattatatatatatatatatatatttatatatatgtaggCATAGAAATTCTAGTCTGCACCTGGACTCTTCAGTGATGTTGCCATCTGAACCTGTATCAAGTAGCATCTAAACACTTACATCTTTTGCCTCCTCTGTGCTGTGTTGCAGCTGCCCACAGCAACATTGTAAAGCAGCACAAGGAAAGCGAGGTTTGAATTCACGGCCTATTAGAATAAGGAGGTTTTGAAgggctttcctttttctttttttttttttttttttttttgtgtgtgtgtgtgtgtgtgtgtgttagggTTGTATTTGTCTATGAGCTTGTTTACAGGCATCTTCTGTCAAAGATCAAGGAGGAAGATGAACCAAAAAAAATACTACTCGGTGGTTTGACAAAAAGTGTGAAATAGATAAGCTGTACAGTTTCACAAGCATCTCTGcccacagaaaagctgggaaTATGGCTCTGCATTTTAATTAGGCTCTGCAGTCACTAACTTCGTATTAACTGCGTGTAGGTTCACCTCTGTACCAGTGCTTAGTTTGATCTAATAAAATGTTAGATTTTCCCTCAAAGTGGACTCTCACCTCAGGCTTACAATTATTTCAACTCTTTCCATATTCTTTAACACTTTTGTCTTCCCCCTGGCCTTGGTGGCAGCAGGAAATAAGTTCCCTCACAGGTCATGCCAGTGTCCTAACACTAACAAAGGCAATTCTCAGAAAAGTAACTCAAGCACAgattttctgtgtcttctggGGCTTTTTTGCTACTCTGCTTATGAAAGATCTGGAAATACTGCATGATGTGCCTGTGTAACACTTCTTTTCATCCCCTCTCCAGCAATAGGCAATGCTTTTGCAGTTCTGAGTAACCCTGAGAAACGACTGCGATACGATGAGTTTGGAAGTGACCAAGAGCACGTCAGCACCAGCCAGCCCAGGCACTACAATTATTACACAGAATTTGAAGCAGACATCACACCAGAAGAAATCTTTAACGTGTTTTTTGGTGGGCACTTCCCTACAGGTCAGTATCTGTCTGCAGTGGTTTTGAAATGCAGTGAGCTGGCACTAGACTCTAAAGGAAGTTCAGCATCTCTTGGTGCTGCTCAGAGTTCATTAGACAtctgaaaagagcaaaaagttTTTGGATttactggtttggtttggtttttttttccccttcctagCTTTTTATGTGTGGAAAAGCTCCCTTAATGCATGGGTTTAACTGCAGATTTTAGCAGCTCTGTTGCCCCAAAGAGCTCAAACCTTGCTGTCCAGGAGTGCTCCCAGAAGAGAGAGCTGCCAGGGGGCGATGGCTGGTGCTGCCAGAGCACATCCCTCACCTCCCAGCATCTCTTGAAAAATTCTGACTAGTTAGGGGTAAGAACATTTCAGTCTCTCAAGGGTTTTCCTGGCAGTATCTAACAAATTGCTTTAGCACCCTTGGAAACCTTCTTGCCTCCAAGGCCTGGTAGACACTTTGTTCCATCAAGCCAGCCTCTTCTGGCTCTCTATTGGAACTCTGACTGCAAACTTGATAGAAACCCTTGGAAAAATCTCTGAACAAGCAGTGAAACAGATGCTGTAACACAGTAACAAAGGTCACTTCCGCCCAGGTTTCCTGCAGAATTCTTTGGGAaattcagagaaagaagagaataaGACTGTGAAATAATGTGAGGTCTTTCCCAGGGCTTTAAAATAGACTGGCATTTCTGCTGTGGTGATAAGGCCATACATTTCAATTCTCTGAATACAAAGCCATTCTGAATTTCAACAGAGGAGAGCACAGCTATTATTAAGATATTCATATGGTGATAAAATCAGAGTTGGAAGCTTCAATTCAAAACAGCAGATGCAATTCTCTTCTcgttttagtttttaaaaataaatcaactaCATTCAGGGTGCAAGAAAGGAAATCTTGAATTGTACTCTTTCTTTAAACTccttttttaaatctctgtcaCTGTTACAAAGTCATTAACTTAAGCTATTAATAGCTTGAAGGAAGAGGAAGTAGAAACGGGTGGAGAAGAGCATATTCAGTAATTATGGGAAGCCATAATTCATGGCCTGAGTCTGgtgaagcaaattaattttcctgctcAGAGCCTGGGGATACAAGACAAGCAATGGCCTTGCAGGTGAATGTGACAAAAACAGTATCAAAATATGAGATGCCTTGATAAACATCATAGCATGTTTCTATAGTTTGATTTAAATTAAGGCAAACTTTACAACTTCTCTGGTAGACTTTTTGAATGATGTGGGCATTAAATCTGAGGTCTGTTTGCTCTTCTTAATCTGAGGTCTCACAACTCAGGCCACGTAGGCTAAGCCTGGATAATCAACCAGAAGATCTCAGAAACAGAGGTGAGTCCCAGCAACTGGATGAAAATCCTGACTCTTGGATGCTTTTAACAGGGAATATCCACATGTTCTCAAATGTAGCCAGAGACTCACACTATTACCCACGGAGGCACCGGAATGAAAGAGCATGGACACAGGAGCAAGAGGAGGAAGACAACAGGCCACAGGTAGCCAGGAGGGGAAGGATCTCTTGGGCTTAAATATTTCACCAGGGTGAGGGGTCTGCTTACACAGCTGAAGCCAAGACAGCCTTTCCTATCCTTACCTGCCCAGAGGTTATCTTCAAGTGCTGCAGCTTGATGTTTCCAAAAGTAACTAGATGGGCTTTTATAAACCACTACTTTACATTTTCCAGCCTGGGGCAGGGTGGCACTGGGACGCTTTTCTACCTCTGAAACCACCTGGAAAGACACAAAGTGTCATTTGTTGCtagcacacatacacacatgccACCCACCTTGGAAAAATCTTCCTCCTGAAGCAGGCTGTTAACTAAGGAGGTCATTCTGCAGGGAAGGTTAATTTTTCCCTGCAAGTCTCATAGTTgggctctgaaaaaaaaaaaagtggtgcaGCCTGCAGACAGCTAAGCTTGGGCAAAATGGGCTTCTGCCTCAGCTTCTTGCAGCTTTCCCAAGGGCAGACAGCAAGATCTAAATAGCTGCACATTATATTGTGTTCCTGATTAGAAAAGACACCTTAGGAGGACAGTTTGCAAATCATGGGAAGAGCAGAAGTGTAGAGCTGTGTTTTGTCTATAGCTACCAGAACTTTTTGGTCCTTTGATAATTCCCCCCCCACTCGTTTTTTTCTGCTACATTCattcaagcaaaacaaaattcaagTTCTTGCATCCTGTCCCAAGTTACACCACAAACAGTCTCTTAGCTCTTTACTTTCCAGTCTTTTTACCCAGTGTTTGAACAGATTTTAGAATGCATGTAGCAAACTTCAGAAGATGCAGGGAAAGCTGGGGGCACAGATGGGAATTGCAGTGTGTTCCTGCAGGCTGGATTGtcaggcagcagcactgtgggGATCTGACACCTTGTGAAGGAAACTGCAGATGAAAGAAATGTTGTGAAAAgagaatgggaagaaaatggCTTTAAAGAGCTTTCTGAGATTGTTAGTAAAGGTTATCTTGAAGTTAAAATGTCATCCCTCAAAATCTGAATGCAATTCCTCTTTTTCCAGTTTACATTTAATCTGTGACAGGTAGTCTGGTTTCTGGGAACAGATGCATTTTGTTCCCTATCTTTTCTGCACTACtaattactgttttttcttttcagaactcCTACTCTGCATTTATTCAGTTGATGCCAGTTTTCATCATAATAATCGTGTCAGTGATAACCCAACTGATGGCCACAAACCCACCCTACAGCCTGTTCTACAAATCGTAAGTCACTTAAAGACACATTTCCCTGCTGGTGATGAGGACACAGAACTGGGCTTGCTAGCAGAGCACACATTCAGTCTTCTCTTTCAAGCAAGTGTTATCAGTTGGTAAATAAGGAAATACCAACAGTCTCTACTGACCATTTCCCCTGAGTTATCACTGTGGAGTTAACTCTGGGGTGCTTTGTTGTGCTGAACAAACAGAGGCACCCAGCCAGAGAGCTTTCTCAACTGGTGTGAGATGTTTTTGAGCAGCCACACAGTAGCAGGAACCTGGGTGTGCTCAGGgctcagcagcccctgccctcccgACCACCCCTCAGGTTCCTGTGGGAAGAGATATAAAGGTGAATCCTGCTCTTGTCAGTGGGAATCCAAATCTGCTCTGGAGCCCAAGTTCCACTGCAAGAGTTGTCAAGCTGCACACATCATTAAGCCTTGACATGCTGTGGCTTAACATCTGTCCAAAAGCAGGatcccagggctggagagggCAGAGTGAACTGGTGagctctgggagcagagggaacaCCACCAGACCTGCTGTAATCAGAGCTTATGGGGCAGGGGAGAAAACCCTcttgctgctctgagcagccaCAGTGGGAAAGAGCTGACCAGTTCATTCACCCCCACTGGCTCTTCAGAAGATGGGAGTGGGGCtttgggggacagggagtgcTCCAGACACTCcccatgctctttttttttttttttttttccagaatcaAAATTACCTAAATTTAGGTGTGTGCTCTCTACTGCTACAGTTGCCCAACAACaccctttattttttcttgccaCGAGATGTCAGTATGTAGAGCCAGCATAAGAACAAGAgagtggttgttttttgggtgggtttttttttccacagagtgTTTTTGCTATCTGCCAGCCCCATGTAAAGCCTCCCACGCTGCCCCCAGAGCAGCTAatctctctcctgcttttcttcactACCTCCCCTTCTCCTGTTGACTTGAGATAGTCAGGCCTGAGCCTGGTAAACAGTTACGGTGTTTCTTTACATcatatcctaaaaaaaaaccctaaaagctaaaataaattgtttataCAAAAAGAGGGCACACCTCTTCGACATggcaagagaggaggaaaaaaaggagcccAGGAATTAAAAGGGACAAACAGGATTCCACTGAGTAGAGTGTAACCTTTGTGATTTGGCTGCCTGCCTCTTGCTCTGGGCAGTGATTTGAAAAAATGCCTGGGTATCTTTGCTCAAATAAGGAAATTTAGCATAAAAGTGTGATTTAATCCAGTGGCTGTGTTGGAGTAGCTAATTCTACCTGCAGGATGTTCTGCAGGGTATTCCATACCCCACTTCACTTACTGATGATACAAAAAACCTAAAGGAAATAACTAGAATCTCCCCAGCAAATTCTTATTTCTACCAAAGGATCCAGAAACCAGGAAAATCCAGATCCAACTGCATTATGCCCTAAGCAATACTAGGGCTGTATGCTTTTCCTATGAGCTCTGTATTTGTCCTCAATTCCCACCTATTTCTGGACctttcttgcaaaaaaaaaaaaaaaaaaaagccagccaACAGAATAAAGTTCACAGAGTTCCTGTGCACAGATGAAATTTGCTCTTATGTTTTGGGAGTGTCTTGACTGAGCTGTTAAGAACAAACACGGTATTTGGAAGGAACTGTGTCAGCTCTGACTCAGTTCTCTGTAGATGTCTCCAAAAATTAGGtattttcctgtggtttttaaGGAAGAGTGTGATTTTTGTTGCTAGTGCACAG
This region includes:
- the DNAJC18 gene encoding dnaJ homolog subfamily C member 18 isoform X2, with the translated sequence MTYTAEQLDGVRRIKRCRNYYEILGVERDASEEDLKKAYRKLALKFHPDKNRAPGATEAFKAIGNAFAVLSNPEKRLRYDEFGSDQEHVSTSQPRHYNYYTEFEADITPEEIFNVFFGGHFPTGNIHMFSNVARDSHYYPRRHRNERAWTQEQEEEDNRPQNSYSAFIQLMPVFIIIIVSVITQLMATNPPYSLFYKSSIGHVVSRETENLQVPYYVDKNFEKNYQGAELQELEKTVEKDYIDYIQTSCWKEKQQSLVSSLSFLFDSHGSDTGGGDQNQHYCTCSVLHEA
- the DNAJC18 gene encoding dnaJ homolog subfamily C member 18 isoform X1 codes for the protein MTYTAEQLDGVRRIKRCRNYYEILGVERDASEEDLKKAYRKLALKFHPDKNRAPGATEAFKAIGNAFAVLSNPEKRLRYDEFGSDQEHVSTSQPRHYNYYTEFEADITPEEIFNVFFGGHFPTGNIHMFSNVARDSHYYPRRHRNERAWTQEQEEEDNRPQNSYSAFIQLMPVFIIIIVSVITQLMATNPPYSLFYKSSIGHVVSRETENLQVPYYVDKNFEKNYQGAELQELEKTVEKDYIDYIQTSCWKEKQQKSDLSNLAKLYRDERLKQKAESLKLEHCEKLSSLIGMHKGG